Below is a genomic region from Sutterella megalosphaeroides.
GCGCAGGGGCGCCCCGAAGATCGCCGCCGCCATCAGAAGGCCGATCGTGCCCAACATGCTCGTGAAGCCCCCGCGGTTCACCATCGTGTCGACGAAGCTCGAGCCCGTCTCGGCGGCGTAGCCCGAATACATGGCGTTCATGAGGTCTCGCGGATTTTCGCCCTGAAGGACTACGGCGATGAGAGCGGCCGCGGCAATCCCTGCGACGAAGGTCGGGATGGCGGGCTTGCGAAGCACGATGAGGGCGAGCACGACCGGAACCGGTAGGAGCGTGAGAACGCTCAGGTCGAAGTTCGCGGAAAGCGTCGCGAGGATTTCGTCGTAGGCGCCGCTCGCCGCCGCGTGGGTTTCGAGCGAGAGCCCGTAGACGAAGAAGAACGCAAGGCTCAGAAGGAAGGCGGGTCCCGTCGAAACGAGGGCGTGCCGGATTCCTTCCATCAAGGGCGTGTCGGTAACGGTCGCGGTGATGACGGTCGAATCCGAAAGAGGCGAAATCTTGTCGCCCGTGAAGGCCCCCACGCACACGGCGCCCGCCGCGGCTTCGAGCGGAACGCCGAGGCCCTCGGCAACGCCCATGCACGCGATGCCCACCGTGGCGAGCGTTCCCCAGGACGTACCCGCGAGCGCGCTCATGAGCGTACAGATGATGCAGACGACCGGAAGGAACATCGAGGGCGTGATCACTTGCATCCCGAGGTAAATCATGGTCGGGATCGTGCCCGAAGCCATCCAGACGGCAATGAGGACGCCGACCGCGAGCAAAATGAGCATCGCCACGAGCATCGAGGCGATCGTATCGCGAATGCCGCGCTGCAGATCGTCGTAGCGGATCCCGAAGGCGCAGGCCATCGCGCACATGATCGCGCCGTCGATCGCAAGCACGATGCGCGCGTTGAGCTCAAGCTCCATGAGACCGAAAACCAAAACGAAGACGCCGACGGCAAGCATGGAAAAGGCTGCGCGGGCGCCGATCGGCGATGTTGTCGAGGATGCGGCGGACGGGTTCATGGCTGGGCCTCCGAAAAAGGGAAAAGCGAGGGCGAAAAGCTCTTCGGCAAGACGAAAAAAGGTCGAAGGTCCGCTTCCGGACCCCGACCTTTTGTTGACCTTCGGCCGCCCTGTAGCGCGACGGACGCTCCGTCGGTGTGAGGGCGGTCCCCCGTCGTGAGGTTGTGTTTCGGCCTCGGTCCTCTTTTGGCTTTTCGGCCGTTCGGTACCGACGCGCGCACTCCGTCGCGGGGTTTCGTTCTCTTTTTCGGGTGTTCCGGTAGCGCTCCGCGTTGCCGCGACAGTCCCGGAGATGTTCTCTCCGGTCCCAGGTGCGCTTTCGACCCGCGAAACGGCCCAGGCGCCCTTCGGCGGTCGTCCCTTTCGGCTTCCCCTCGATTTCGCGTGTATGGAGAAACGTACTCTTGAAGACCGCAACCTCTACCTGTGTCATTCCATTCTGCACTGCGAAAAGCGCGCGGTCCGTACCGAAAAGGCCTTAGTTCGTTTGTGACGATCGGGTGCGTCGCGCAACGAAAAAGGGCGTCTGGGGGAAATCACCCGAGCTCGAAAACCCGAATGCGTATTCGAAGGGTCGGTTTATTCCGAGGTTTACTAGGGGGTTGTGCCTAGTGCGGAAAACTCGTAGAAAAAATAAGGAAATAAGGAGAAATAAGGCAAAGGATGCCGTGCGGCAAATCGACGGCAACTCAACGGAAAACCGGCCGCGGGTTGCCGCGACCGGTTGAGCGGGATCCCCCTTGTCCCGAAACGAGTCGCTCGGTGCGAGGCGTTTCGGGAGGGGGGACGCGTTGAAGAACTCAGCGGGGGCCGAAGCCGGGACCGCCCGGACCTCCGGGTCCGCCCGGACGATGCCCGCCGGGCCCTCCGGGACCAGCCGCTCCGCCGGGCCCGCCCGGACGGTGGCCGGGCGGCTCGGGCCGATGTGGCGGTCGATGCGCTTGAGGAGGCGGAGGTGCCGGACGGGGCGGAGGCGGCGGGGGCGGACGATGGAAGGCGGCCGCCCGTTCCGCGAGGAATCGGCGGTAGGCGTCGCGCGAATACCAACGCCCGTCGTAGTACCAACGGTGTCCGTCCCAGCGGCCTTCGCGGTAGTGTTCGCGAATGTATTCGCGGGTGAGCGCGTCGGTGACGCCGTAGAGGAGGTCGGCGAGGAGTTCGTCCGAAGCGGCCGAAGCGACTCCCGCCCAACCGCCCGCGGCAAGCAGCACCGCCGTGCCGAAAATCAGTTTGCGACGCGTGGTCATGGTTTTCTTCCTTCTTCTTCCGTAGGGTTTTCTTGCTCGTACCCGATCGGATACGAGTGAACGTATGTTCAGTATAGGACGCGCCCATGCAAAGTCGCGTTAAGCGAACGCCGCGGAATGCAAGAAAGTGCGACCGAAGCTTGAGTTTTCAGTCGGACGCGTCGGGGCTGCGGTCAAAGAGCTTCGAAGCTTTCTCGCCGAGTCGGGGCACGGCTGCAAGGAGCCTCTGCGTATAGGGGTCGACGGGGTGCGTGAGGATCGCCTGCGCGTCGCCCGTTTCGACGATGCGGCCCGATTTCATGACGAGGATGCGGTCCGCCATGTATTCGACGACGCCGAAATTGTGGGTGATGAAGAGGTACCCGAGTCCGAACTCCCGCTGCAGGGCTTTGAGGAGATTCAGAATCTGCGCCTGCACCGAGACGTCGAGGGCCGACGTGGGTTCGTCGCAGACGATGAGCTTGGGCTCGACCGACAACGCCCGCGCAATGGCGATGCGCTGCCGTTGCCCGCCCGAAAAGGCGTGCAGAAGTCGGTCCGCGGCATCGGCGGGCAGGCCCACGGCGTGAAGGAGCCGCTCGAGTCGCTCCAGGCGTTGCGCTTTCGACCACTCGGGGCGCAGGCTTTCCATCCCTTCGAGAAGGGTCGAGCGGATCGTGCGGCGCGGATCAAGGGATGCGTTCGGGTCTTGGAAAATCATTTGAACGGAACGGCGCAACCGCCGCTCGGCCGTGCGGGTGAGGGGAAAGAGGGGCGAGCCCGCAAGGTCGACCTCTCCCGCAACTCGCGCTTTTCCGCCGAGAAGTCCGAGGAGCGCCAGGCCCGTCGTGGTTTTGCCCGATCCCGACTCCCCGACCAGGGCCACCGTTTCGCCCGGGCGGACGTCGAAGGTCACGTCGCGGACGACAGGCTCTGGGTCTCGAGCGAAAAAGCCCCGCGCCCGAAAGCCGACGGTGAGGTTGCGTACGGAAAGAAGCGGAGAAACAATCGAACCGTCGGAGGGGGTGCTCGGGGCGCCCGATGCGCCCGATGCGCCCGATGCGTTTGTGTGTTCCGTCGTCTTCGTCCCGCGGGCGTCCGCCTCCGGGAAGTGGCAGCGCACAACCGACGCGCCCGCCGTGCGGGCAACGGGTGCCGTCCTTCGGCAGATCGCACGCGCTTTCGGGCAGCGGGGTGCGAAGTGGCACCCGGCGGGCAGGTGCCCCGGCGTCGGAACCGTGCCCGGAATCGCCGCGAGAGGGCGCGTCCGATCGGCTCCGGGGAGCGCACCGAGGAGCGCCGTCGCGTAGGGGTGTCGGGGCGCGGCGAAAAAGTCCCGCACCGCGGCGCATTCGACCGTTTCGCCCGCGTACATGAGGGCGAGCCGGTCGGCAAAGGCTTCGACAAGCGCAAGGTCGTGCGTGATGAGAAGAAGCGTGAGGTTTTCTTCCCGTTGAAGCGTACGCAAGAGTCCGAGAATCTCGGCCTGAAGCGTCACGTCCAGAGCCGTCGTCGGTTCGTCGGCAAGGAGCATGTCGGGGCGGGCGGAGAGCGCCAACGCGATCATCACGCGTTGCTTCTGGCCGCCCGAAAGCTCGTGCGGAAAGCGGTGCGCGAGCGTTTCGGGGTCGGGCAGGCGCACGCGCTTCAACCACTCGAGCGCTTCCCGTTCGGGGGAAAGATCGGAGCGCTCACCCGCGCTTTGCGTTTCCGCATGCGTGTCGGAGCGCGCCTTGCGGCTTGCGCGGATCATTTCCGCGATTTGCGCCCCTACCGTCATCACGGGGTTGAGGGCCGTGGCGGGCTCCTGAAAAACGAGCGCGATGCGGGAGCCGCGAAAGCCGCGCATCTCGCGCTCGGTGAGGCCGAGAAGGTCGCGACCTTCGAATCGGATGCGTCCGTCGGGCGTTCGGGCCCCGGGGGCAAGGAGCCGCACGACGGCGGAAGCCGTGAGGGACTTGCCGCAACCCGATTCGCCCACGAGCGCGAATACCTCACCGCGCCGCACCGTAAAGTCGACCGAGGAGAGCGCTTCGATCGGGCCCGAGTCCGAGGGGAGCGTCAGCGTGAGGCGGTCGACGTGAAGCAAAACATCATCCGTGCGGCTCATCGGTCCTCCTTTTCCAAAACGGCGTGCGGGTCGAAAGCGTCCCGTACGGCCGCAGCGACGAGGTTGGCGCAGAGGACGAACGTGACGAGAAAGAGAAATGCGGCGGCGAGATTCCACCAGACGACGGGCGAGCGGCTCATTTCGCTGCGCGCGGCGTTCACCATCGTGCCGAAGGAGTTCATGACGGGGTCGACCCCCACGCCCACGTAGGAGAGCACCGCCTCGTAAAGCACCACGCCCGAAAAGTCGAGCACCGTCACGATGAGGACGATGTGCAGAACGTTCGGGAGCACGTGCTTCAGAAGAATCACCGGAGCCGGAACGCCCAGGGCGCGCGCCGCCAACACGTAGTCGAGCGAAGCGATCCGCATGGTTTCGGCGCGGATGAGACGCGCGAGCGTCGCCCAACTCGTGAACCCGATGATGAGTGCAAGAAGAAAGAGCCGCATGTCGGCGCGCTCGAGCCCCGTCGGCCACCGCTCGGGGAAGCGGTCCATGAAGGCCGTCGTCATGAGGACGGCCGCCGCAATGAGAAGCACTCCGGGGATCGAAGAGAGCGTCGTGTAAATGTACTGAATCACGTCGTCCGCCCACCCGCGGAAGTACCCCGCCGTGAGGCCCGCCGTTACGGCAAAGGGAAGGGCGGAGAGCGTCGCGAGCGTCCCGATCACGATCGCCGTGCGCAGGGACTTCAAGGCTTCGTAGAGGACGTCCGTCCCCGCCGCATCGGTACCGAGCACGTGCCGCTCGGGCCAGAGGGCGAGGACGACCCCCGTGAGGGCGAAGAGAAGCACGAAGGTTGCTCTCGGAGCGAGGTGAGCCAAGCGGGCAAGGCGTCGGCGGCGGTCTTCGCCCGTCATCCCGTCACGGCCTTTCTTTCCGCATGTTTTACGTTTTGCGCGTCTCACGAGACCCGCGATCCCGAGGAGCAGCACGCCCGCGACCGTACCCGCCGCCCCGCCGACAAAGGCGCGCGTTGCGAGTTCGCCCGCACTCGCGGCTTCGCCCGAAGCGTCCCGACGAATTGACCGGAGCGGCTGAAAGTCCCGCACGGGCCCCGCGCTCGTGGCGGCGGTCGACTTGTCGAATTCGCGCACGGCAAAGGGCGCGGAGTAGCTCCGCTCGGGCCCCGCCGCACCGAGAACGTTGAAAACGAGGTCGTCAAAGAGCGACGTCGTGACGGGCGAGTAGGCGGTTTCCACCGCACCCTCGGCGGGCGGCAGGGGCTTTCGGTAGTGGACCGAGTCGAGAAGTGCGATCGCAAAGAAAAACCCGAGAACGACGAGCGATGCCGACGCGGACGGCCGCGCGAGAACGAGCTTCCAACGGGCGGCGATGTCGGGACGACGCCCGAGGAAGATGAC
It encodes:
- a CDS encoding Na+/H+ antiporter NhaC family protein — its product is MLAVGVFVLVFGLMELELNARIVLAIDGAIMCAMACAFGIRYDDLQRGIRDTIASMLVAMLILLAVGVLIAVWMASGTIPTMIYLGMQVITPSMFLPVVCIICTLMSALAGTSWGTLATVGIACMGVAEGLGVPLEAAAGAVCVGAFTGDKISPLSDSTVITATVTDTPLMEGIRHALVSTGPAFLLSLAFFFVYGLSLETHAAASGAYDEILATLSANFDLSVLTLLPVPVVLALIVLRKPAIPTFVAGIAAAALIAVVLQGENPRDLMNAMYSGYAAETGSSFVDTMVNRGGFTSMLGTIGLLMAAAIFGAPLRTAGVADVLLAWLRERARTSRSMSFAVMVLHAVFFTITGAYYVSYPVVGAMTKDLFPAYGLSRKNLMRMMIDTGTGLAPMVPWSTTGSYTAGTLGVANLAFTPFAPMLWLSILFSVFYAVTGLCTAKLEALRDERATGRAEAQPA
- a CDS encoding ABC transporter permease, whose translation is MFVAPLPVFLATDFVMAALLGGCVATVIFLGRRPDIAARWKLVLARPSASASLVVLGFFFAIALLDSVHYRKPLPPAEGAVETAYSPVTTSLFDDLVFNVLGAAGPERSYSAPFAVREFDKSTAATSAGPVRDFQPLRSIRRDASGEAASAGELATRAFVGGAAGTVAGVLLLGIAGLVRRAKRKTCGKKGRDGMTGEDRRRRLARLAHLAPRATFVLLFALTGVVLALWPERHVLGTDAAGTDVLYEALKSLRTAIVIGTLATLSALPFAVTAGLTAGYFRGWADDVIQYIYTTLSSIPGVLLIAAAVLMTTAFMDRFPERWPTGLERADMRLFLLALIIGFTSWATLARLIRAETMRIASLDYVLAARALGVPAPVILLKHVLPNVLHIVLIVTVLDFSGVVLYEAVLSYVGVGVDPVMNSFGTMVNAARSEMSRSPVVWWNLAAAFLFLVTFVLCANLVAAAVRDAFDPHAVLEKEDR
- a CDS encoding dipeptide ABC transporter ATP-binding protein; this encodes MSRTDDVLLHVDRLTLTLPSDSGPIEALSSVDFTVRRGEVFALVGESGCGKSLTASAVVRLLAPGARTPDGRIRFEGRDLLGLTEREMRGFRGSRIALVFQEPATALNPVMTVGAQIAEMIRASRKARSDTHAETQSAGERSDLSPEREALEWLKRVRLPDPETLAHRFPHELSGGQKQRVMIALALSARPDMLLADEPTTALDVTLQAEILGLLRTLQREENLTLLLITHDLALVEAFADRLALMYAGETVECAAVRDFFAAPRHPYATALLGALPGADRTRPLAAIPGTVPTPGHLPAGCHFAPRCPKARAICRRTAPVARTAGASVVRCHFPEADARGTKTTEHTNASGASGASGAPSTPSDGSIVSPLLSVRNLTVGFRARGFFARDPEPVVRDVTFDVRPGETVALVGESGSGKTTTGLALLGLLGGKARVAGEVDLAGSPLFPLTRTAERRLRRSVQMIFQDPNASLDPRRTIRSTLLEGMESLRPEWSKAQRLERLERLLHAVGLPADAADRLLHAFSGGQRQRIAIARALSVEPKLIVCDEPTSALDVSVQAQILNLLKALQREFGLGYLFITHNFGVVEYMADRILVMKSGRIVETGDAQAILTHPVDPYTQRLLAAVPRLGEKASKLFDRSPDASD